The genomic interval tcaaatccATACAATTAAACTGTTCTGTCTGAATAAATTGATAAATCACAGTTGACGTTCCGCTTTCACACTgatttcatgattttaaaagtcTTCAATGCCATTAGATAGGCTCCGTTGCAACAAAAAtcgattaattattatttttaccaATTCATTTCGATGACATTGAATTAATTGCAGTTTAGTTTGACCGTTTCGTTTATCACACTGTTTCATTATAATTTGACGACTAAAATAAACTGTCGACAACGATGATACACGATTAGAGTTCATATTATACGATCTCGACacctataaatatatttaaaattactaTCATTTTTCAACAAGATCAACGAACAAATTTCAGTTAAACTAGAACCCATCTGTCTTTCAACTTTAAAAGTCAACAGTTGTCCCACGACGTAGCGCAGACGATAGACGTATAATATCTCtgacgtaatggtcaggggtcgattctcaggaactgacgacctgggattTATCTCGTCATGTGTTTATGACATGTGTacttgcatgaacctccctccatattcatGGGGTCGGTACTAAAGGGGCCGCTAAGATAgcgaatctattttttttttttttaagtcaacAGTCTTTATAGTTGACCAGGACTTTTGACTTTTCAATATATATCGTTGGAAGTAAGAGGAGAATTTGATAATTAACATTAATTTCAAACCACAACCAGCATGCCTTCCTCCAGAAGCGAGCTCCGAGGGCCAAGACCTCCTCCTCTGAGCGTGAACAAGGCATCATGGAAGGCAAAGAAACAGGCCGGCGGCGGCAGCCGAGACCGTATCGCCGTCTTCTACGTGCACTCGCCGAAGGTGATCCACACCAGTCCGCAAGATTTCATGAGCGtggtgcagcgcttgaccggaaAATCGCCACCGTCATCATCGTCCTCACTCCGTGGCTCCGGCCACAGCGCCGACGAGATCGGAGCAAGAGGAGGAGGTGCCGGTGAAGACCCCTTGCTGCTTACGCTGGGCTCATCATCATCCATGGCGTCGCCGGCCATTTCTCCGAGTGTGTTTTTCTCTTCTCCCGACTACACATCAGCCCTCTGTTCTAATCGGAAGGGGTTTTAGTTTATTAATCATGGACGTCGATGTTGTTGTAATTTTTCTTTTAATCCGATCCCTTCGGAAGGATATATAATTAGCTTTCTGTGTAGAAAATTAATTAGAAGATGATTAATTGGTAGTTGATTCACGGCCATTAATTGTTTGATACTTTAACCTTCAATTGACGTGTGAGAAAGAAGGAATCCTTATGCGAGCAGCGTGCGGCGAACCAGAGGATGAATGGCCGTGGGGATGGAGCCTACGCTATAAAAGGAGGAGCAATTGGTGCACCCAATTGCCCTCCTCCCTTTTCCACTCTCTCTCAATTCAATTCGATTCGATTCAATTTAttggattttatatatatataaaaaggtgAAAGGATGGCCGCCAACATGCAGCTTCTCCCCCTGCTCGCCGCCCTCTGCGCCGTTCTCGCCGGCGTTGCTCTCGCCCACCCCGTCTCCAACTTCACCATCGAAGGCCGCGTTTATTGCGACACCTGCCGCGCCGGCTTCGTCACCTCCGCCAGCCAGTACATTCAAGGTATGCAAATTAGCTTCGGCAAAAATCAggaagtgttttttttttgttttgagttTTGTTCGTATATTTTGACTGCTCCAGGTGCGAAGGTGAAGCTGGAGTGCCGGCACTACGAGACGGACGCCGTGAACCAGTACGCGGAGGGGGTGACGGACGCCACCGGGTCGTACCACTTGGAGGTGGAAGACCAACACGAGGAGGAGATCTGCGAGGTGGTGCTGGTGGGCAGCCCCCTCAAAGGCGACTGCGACGAGGTCAGCAACGGGAGGGACCGCGCGCGAATCCTCGTCGCCGGCCGCAGCGGCCTCGTCACCCCAGTCCGCTACGCCAACGACCTCGGCTTCCTCAAGAGCACGCCGCTGCCCCACTGCGGCGCCCTCCTCCAACAGTTCGCTCTCGGCGAAGACGACCACTATTGATCGATGGATGGATGGATGAAGAAATCAATTATTCTTTTCATGCTCGATCAATTAATTACTCTATGTATTCGAGTGGTGCGTGTGCATCGTGTGCATGTGAGGAGCTCTTAttggcgcaatggtaaaattAGTATCGTGTGATCATATATTCGAATCGCGAAACAACTTTTTTATAATACAAGATCGATTCTTCTCCATAATTCTATATTGACGGTAACTTTATGCATTAAAATATATTGACTAATCGATCTATAGATGGCAGAGATGTGAGAGGTTTAAGGGTAAAATCACGATCCACTGTGCAAACTGAAAAAGTATGCCATATGATATGGTACATAACGGCGATAAGATTGTACAGAAGATTGAACAATCAGAAATCAAGGAGATGTGAAATTAAGGGGATGTGATAGTCAGAAGTTAAGGAGACGTGGTGgctagaagtcaaggggacgggGTAGTCAACGAGAAAGGAAAGAGGGAGTAGGATCAGGTGACGACGTCAGCAACTTAATTCTTGGTCGGGTTCGTACAGAGCGGAACTCCGGATTTAAGACACTTGGATAAACAGTCGGGGTGATACCTGACCTAGAGTTGACGGGTTGAGCTCTCCTGGCCTGGTTGTACTCAGGTCTAATGCTCTCAGTAAGCCAAACTCCCGGACAGCTAACTCTCGATTAGCTCTTGGACGATCTTTCcacggcccccccccccccccccccccccccttcccaaGGTTTAGGTCGAGCGTTATACCTGACTAGTCATCCCGAGTTTCCCTATTCATACTTGGTCGGGACAGAAGATGCTACATGACAACGAGGTCAGAGagtcgtaaccacctgtcagagaataactgctgaGTGTAAGAAAATATTCCAACGGTCTGTAATCACTTGAGAGTGGAACCTTCCTTCAGTTTATAGGAGGATGTCATGTGTCCTCTAGCACCAGACAAATCTTGACACTCAATATTCTCTGACATCAGTCAGCTCCAGAAGGTACGCACTATTATATAAAAAGGGAAGACCTCTCCCTTTCATAGGTACGCTTTCTCgtacattcgcacttgtcttctactttctttctccttcgtTTACTGTTcttttggggaaaaagtacctgacttgagcgtcggagggactgctccagggactttttccctgattttcTCGCCTCTAACACCCGTGTGCTTGTCTAAGTGTGCGTAGAGCTTAGGTACCGCCGGCTCAGTCATCGTCATTGTCATCCGTCAACACCACGTGGGAGTCCATTTTTAAAAGCGCATACGAGAAAGGTGTCTCGGTCACTCCTCCGTCAATGCCAACAACAATTCACTCGATTTTCATCCGACTTAGATTCTAGACAGGATCATCATCTTATCAAATTAATACCAAGCATGTTGATACTTGAAGTCTTACAGAAACAAGCATCAAATGCTGCAAAAGTAATGAATTCTCGGGGAGTGTTACCAAGCTTGTCATTGAGTTCATGCATTGTAGTGCCAACTTAGAACTCGAACATCAAACATTGAAAACACTCCCAAAAAATGGCGGCATAACATGCCAGAAAACTCAAAATTTTTGCAACTGCAAGTAGTTGTCTTTTTGCTAGTACTATATGAGACGACGAATGTCTCCAGAAAATCCTCATCACTTGTTAGAGTGAATTTGCAATATACACCATCTATTATTTTGTAAACATTGTAGCTTAAAGATTCCGAAAACTCCTCTTGAAACTTACCGAATGTGGCTCTTGTGTAGATAGCTGATGCTTGCTTCTCTATTGGTGAGGCAGTTTCAGGTTTGGCTTAGTGCATAGAGCATTGTAGTCTTCTTGAATTTCTTCTCCAGATCGCCTTTCCATAGCCGATTCAAACTGAGCAAGAAATGCTTTTAATGAAGTCTTTGTAACTATTGAAGAACTTTTTATAGAAGTCGTTCAAAGTTCCTAGCTTCTGAAAGGAAGACATTTctccaaaaaaaaattatccttGAAGTATAATGGGATCCACTTTTGTCGGATGTTAAATACCATCTGAAGCCACGAATTTTTCCAGAGGTCATATCCGTCAATGATTGATGCCCAGCTAACTTCAAATTAAGGTTACCAGAGTTTTAAACTCGATGACACATTCTTCCAATTCCGCTCTCAAAGAAGTTATGTGTGGAAAATACAGATGGGCTAACTTCTGCTTGCTTCTACTTAAAATGAGCCACTTGCAAAATCGATGGCAGGTGTTGGGAATACTTTGGTAATTGCTGCAGCCATGGCCCTATTCTGATCAGTAACCAATGACACAGGAGGGCGGCCATCCATTGCCGCTAACCAAGTTTCGACTAACCAAATAAATGAGAATTCAGTCTCATCTATAAGCAAGGCACAACCAAAGATAATAGGCTGCAAATGATGGTTGATTCCAGAGAATGTCACAAAGGGCATCATTTACTTAAAATCTTTTTGTACGTTGTATCAAATGTAACAGTATGGCCAAAGTAGCTATATGAAGTTCTAGCTTTGCATTCCCCCAGAAGGCATTAGTCACACACAACTATTGTTGTCAACTTGGATAGAATAAAAGAATGCTGGATTGTCAGCTTGCATTCTCTTGAAGTAATCTAGAAGACCATGAGCATTACCTCCTTCACCAAAGGCATTTTGTCGAAGTAGAGTTGCAGTATCAGATGCCACTATACCTGCTTTGTCTGAGGCATCAATAAAGCTTCTTGCATGAAGGTAGCTAACTCGACTACATGTCCCAAGGTTATGATTATGAGCCTTCTCAAGCTTTGAGACTACCCATCCGCCAGAGTTACACAGGCCGTCTCAAGGTTCCATGAGAccctaggcaaaaaaaaaaacatttaggcttttaataaatttttttttaaaaaaatttctctcaCCCTTGTTCATTCGGACTTGGGACCGACAATGGTgggtttaaagttttttttttttaaaaataaaatattaatttaaaataaatttttatgtaaaatttagttttctaactTGTTGAGATGCAAAATTattcattaaatttttatattcgagttttgataatttttttttcaattgataaaattactagattatttaatctttcttgagacattgttgaatgtaaataagactttattaattttaattttgaaaaacttacaaTAACAGGTATagttaataatattctataaACTATACATGCATtaggaaaagaatttaattttttttataaggttcaataccaattttttttataaggttCAATACCGGCCTTAAGTGCGGTTTTTAATTCtggatttattatttattttaaaacttttaattctaaaaaaaatctaaaccatcaatatCAGATAACTGTTAAAaagttttcaagatttaaatattttatttttaaaaactcatcatcaagtaattttaatttttctacatcatataaaaaattaaaattatcttcatatattttaaattgttcaaatctACTTTGAAGTGAGGAAATGACATagtcaataatataattaaagtaattaattttaaaagattattcAGGTGAAAGCTTCACTTCATGAATTTTATTCTCATCAAATTGTTTATTTCTTCTGATTACACATTTTTCATGAAATTTTGGTTCTATATTCGTTTCATTTGCAATCTCTTTGGCATAAATCATAGTAGATATAAATCCATTTTCtctataatcattaaaaaaaacaagACCTTTTAATTGATCTAATGCAATAGCAATGTTCATATATTTATATTGCAAAAATTTACTAACAGTGttaactgcaaataatatatcataccaaataaccatacctaataaaaattcaaaattttcaaactcatatATTGCTAAAGAATTTGCTTCACTTTTTGTTTTAGGATCATCACTAGTTTCTGCAAGTTTCTATAAAGCTTCTTTTATCTGTAGATCTTGATAGTTTATTGCTTTAACGCTTTCAAGATGACTTTCCCAACGTGTCTGTGATAATGGTTTAAGAGTTAAATTAGAAACATGGTCTTGTAAAATTTTccatctttttgtagaagaagaaATAATGAGTAAATACGTTGTATCACACCAAAAAATGTTATAGCACTAGGACAAAAATTAACCATATCACATAGTactaaattaagactatgacaatcACATGGTGTATAAAAAGCCCTAGAATTTATATCTAGTAATCTCTTTTGTGCACCttgttgtttacctttcatattagCCCCATTATCATATCCTTATCCTCTTATGTCATTTACATCCAGTTCAATTTTCTTTACTATATTAATAAGTGTATCAAAAAGACTTTTCCTgatgtatcatctacttttaaaaattttataaaatattcttctattttgatTGGACTTGTTGAAATATCTACACACCTTAACATAAGagacatttgttcttgatgacttacatcaggagtacaatcaagtataactgaaaagtattttacttcttttatttttttaattataatattattttcttcttttcctaatatatttattaactaattttgcatattatgaccaagataatgattatgaatttaataaatatacttaacaaatatataataaatgagataagtgcataaatatataataaattttgtAGTGGTAGTTTTATATAGAATTCTAGGAGaattatataattaattgaaGTTTCGTTTTTCGTTGGAATAGATAGTTGTACAGTGCACTACTGTGCATGGAAATCAAAGCGGCAATCTTCAATAGATGGTTGTATGGTGTGCACAGTAGAAAATCGAAGCGGTAATTTCAATTGATGGCGGTACCGTGTATATTACTGTGCACGGAAATCGAATCGGAAATCAAAACGTGAATAGGAgttctaattaaaattaaatttcaattattaaatatatttttaaaaaattggggCCCAAGGTATAGATTTTATTGGCCTATGGCTTCAGTCGAACTTGGAGTTACGTATCACCTCTATCATTACCTTGCAACCTTCCCTCACCTCCATCATTACCTTGCAACCTTCCCTCATTGACATTCTTTCACATTTTCCCATCCCTTCACCTGAGGGTTTCTGCCATCGTACACCTTACATAGAACACACAAATCTCTTCATAATTCCTCAACACCCTTAGAATGTCGGGAACTGCCCACCCGGAAGGGGAAATTTAATTCGTGAGCATAATCATTGTAGAATGACTTTACAGTCTCACCATATTCAAATTTCATACCTAAGAGTATCCACAGTGAGAACTCCTTAACGTGACTCTAGTGAAGGAGCTCCTTCGTGTAATTACGAGGAAGCGGCTCACGGAGGCACttccttgttgttgttgttttttaaaaaattttattaaatatttttatttctaatttaaaaattaaaatattaaaatattaaaaaaactgtgattaataatttatgaattgaaattttattaaaatttaattatatataattgtAGAATAGAAAGgtgagaaaaatatatataatgaaaagtgtggGGTTCATGAAGGAGTTGTTGAGAGATTTTTTTAATAGTGAAAAGATGTGTgaggtttttttatttttaatgtttcgTAGATGTGATAACGAAGGAGTTCATAAAGAGGTTCCATGACTATGGATGCCCTAATACGAGTTCGTTACTATCCTTCGTACTAATAGAAGCCAAATCCTTGATTGGTTGAATAATGATTCCAACAGAAATATTTGAGAGATCTTCAGAATGAGTTGCTAGGGATGAATTACCATTCTCACAGGGGTGAGCAGCGGCATCTAGTGACATCGAACATTCAACATAATCCTCTATCAATTTATCTCCTTCACTTCCGCTTTCCATGAATGTGTACAAAACTGCATAAATTCAACTGTTATAGCTACAAGAAATTATCACAAAATGTGTCAAGATCATCAATATGTTTTATTTTCTCAAGCAAATTCTAATTTGATCTTGAACATTAAGAAAATCCCAATTTGGGACCTGAAGGTCTAAGCATCTAATTTGATTCCTTAAGTTATCAAATGTGTATTGATTTCCCCCAAACACTTCCATACAACAACATTAACCAAGCTTTATACCATTAGGTGGAGTTTGCTAATTTCATATTGGTAATAATGTTTAATTTCATTCAACATATAGTTGACTTGTCTCTCATGTTACCGCAGTGTAAGAACTCTTGGAAGTGATCACCAAATCAAATCTTAATAGTATGTAGAATACCTCGGGTCGACAAACAATTGTGCGCCATGAAAGTGTTGAAATAGATAATATTGCAAACATAACACTTAAACATGATTTACAAACCTTCTTTGTATAACAATTTTCTATTAGTAGTTTActgagaaaaaaataaagcaagaaCATCAACGCCACCAACCCTATGTATGGTTTATAGTGTTTTAATTATACAACAGCAGCTACTAATCACTAACTCGTATCCAGACAATCCCCTCAGTTTAAATTTGTCTTAAAAGAATTAAATCATTTGAACTTATAAAGCAAATAACTTTTGTAGGTTCACCTCACATTTATTTGATTTGTATTAACTCGTATCCAGACAGTCCCCTCAATTTCACTCTTCAAATTTATTCCATTATTCATTCATTCATACATAAACAAAACAAGAAGAATCACAGACGCAAAGAAATGAAGTAGCCGTAATCCAACTGCTGATGACTGACTCAGGGTTTAGTGAAGGAGACTGCAAACGGAGAGGAAGAGGACCGAGACGATCAGAGAACCAGTGGTCTTGTAGCTGGAAGCAGCATTTGGCGTCGTCGCCGGAGTTACCTTCGATCCACCTCCTTCGCCTTTTACAGACATCAAGATTTATAGcttaaaattctaaatttataAAACAAAGCATGGATTAAATAGAAGAGATCAGCATTGATCTAGCACCTGTCGCCGGAGGCGATGGTGTCGTGGAGGGAGTCTCCGGCGCCGTCGGTGATCCTGCTCCAGATATAAGAAACAATTAAGTACTCTAAGTGGCATGGACCAGACGTATAAATGTACCGATC from Zingiber officinale cultivar Zhangliang chromosome 6B, Zo_v1.1, whole genome shotgun sequence carries:
- the LOC121990061 gene encoding VQ motif-containing protein 20-like — its product is MPSSRSELRGPRPPPLSVNKASWKAKKQAGGGSRDRIAVFYVHSPKVIHTSPQDFMSVVQRLTGKSPPSSSSSLRGSGHSADEIGARGGGAGEDPLLLTLGSSSSMASPAISPSVFFSSPDYTSALCSNRKGF
- the LOC121989880 gene encoding pollen-specific protein C13-like; the encoded protein is MAANMQLLPLLAALCAVLAGVALAHPVSNFTIEGRVYCDTCRAGFVTSASQYIQGAKVKLECRHYETDAVNQYAEGVTDATGSYHLEVEDQHEEEICEVVLVGSPLKGDCDEVSNGRDRARILVAGRSGLVTPVRYANDLGFLKSTPLPHCGALLQQFALGEDDHY